AAGTCGCGCAGATTGAGGAACGAGGAAACGACATGAGGATGACGATGGGAACGGCGATCGCCGGGGTGGCGGCGCTGGCGGTGGCGGGGATGGCTCTGACGGCAGCTTTCGAGCCGGTCTGGGCCCATGGGCCGACCCGGCAGAAGGTGCGGGAATCCATCGAGATCGGTGCGCCGCCGGCCAAGGTCTGGGCGGCGATCAGCAATTTCCAGGACATGAGCTGGCTCCCGCCCGTCACCAAGACGGAAGGGCAGAAGGGCAACGAGATCGGCGCGACGCGGACGCTGACCCTGACGGGCGGTCCGACGGTCGAGGAGGAGCTCTACAAATACGAGCCCGACATGCAGAGCTATTCGTACCGCATCACCAAGGTCGACGTGAAGGTGCTGCCGGTGACCAATTATTCCTCGACCTTGACGGTGTCGCCCGCGCCTGATGGCAAGGCGAAACTGGAATGGGCCGGCGCGTTCTATCGCGGCTATC
This genomic stretch from Bradyrhizobium sp. CCGB12 harbors:
- a CDS encoding SRPBCC family protein: MRMTMGTAIAGVAALAVAGMALTAAFEPVWAHGPTRQKVRESIEIGAPPAKVWAAISNFQDMSWLPPVTKTEGQKGNEIGATRTLTLTGGPTVEEELYKYEPDMQSYSYRITKVDVKVLPVTNYSSTLTVSPAPDGKAKLEWAGAFYRGYPNNDPPPELSDEAAVKAVSGLYKTGLEALKKKIESGS